In the Syntrophus aciditrophicus SB genome, GAATCAAAGTGCCGCACTTCCGCAACACTTTGATCTCCATCAAGGAACCGAAAAAAGGGGATATCGTGGTCTTTATCTATCCGGAGGACAGGACCAAGGATTTCATTAAACGGGTAATTGCCACCAGCGGCGATACCGTGGAAATCCGCAATAAGAAGATTTACCTCAATGGCCGACTCTATGAGGAAAGTCACGGTGTTTATACCGACCAGTTTGTCATCCCCGGCTCTATTCAGCCCCGGGACAATTTCGGACCTGTCACCGTCCCTCCTTCATCCATCTTTGTCATGGGGGACAACAGAGACCAGAGCTATGACAGCCGTTTCTGGGGATTTGTCGATCTCAAGGACGTCCTGGGCAAAGCCTTCATCATTTACTGGTCATGGGATCGCGAAGATCACGGTGTGCGCTGGAACCGCTTTGGAAATATCCTCCATTAAAAGTCAATCCCGCAAGAGCCCGCGAAAGCTTTCAGGCGGTTTTACAGGAGAGCGGCCGCAACCGTGGCCAGAGACAGCATGATCAGCACGGCGACAGTGGCCCATGAAATCAGATTCATGACGCGGCCGTTGGTATGTCTGCCCATGATTTTTTCATCATTAATGAGCAGCAGCATGATGATGAGGATGAAAGGAAGAAGAAGGCCGTTGATGACCTGAGAATAATACATGATGGGAATCAGCGGTACATTGGGCAGCAGAATAATCCCCGCCCCGATAATGATTATGATGGAATAGAGACCGTAAAACTGGGGGGCCTCAAGGAATTTCCTGTTGAGACTGGATTCCCAGCCAAAGGCTTCGCAGATGGTATAAGCCGTGGACAGGGGTAAAATAGAAGCAGCAAAAAGCGAGGCGTTCAAAAGTCCAAAAGCAAATAATCCCGAACAATATTTTCCCGCCATCGGTTCAAGTGCGAGGGCCGCATCACGGGCGGTTTCAATTCTTATCCCCCCCTGGAAAAGCGTAACAGCACAGAGCATCACAATAAAAAACGCAACAACATTTACCATGACGGATCCGATAACCACATCCAGGCGGGCGTAAGGATAGTCTTCAACCTTCAGACCTTTATCAACTACGGAAGATTGAAGATAAAACTGCATCCATGGCGCGATAGTGGTTCCCACGAGACCGATCGCCATCGTCAGATAACCGGCGTCAAATCGCAGGCTGGGATTAAGGGTTGCCCTGCGCACTTCTTCCCAGTCCGGTTTACCCATAAATCCGGAAATAATATAGGAAAGATAAAAAAGACAGGCGGTCAGAAATATTTTTTCCACGGACTTGTAATTGCCCTTAACAACAAGCCACCAGACAAACGCGGCGCCAATCGTTACGGAAAAATATTTGCTGAAGCCAAAGATCTCCATACTGGCCGCAATGCCCGCAAACTCGGCGATCGTGTTGCCCAGGTTGGTCAGCAAAAGAACAATCATGAGGTAGAAGGTGACTCTGGCGCCGAACCGTTCCCGAATCAGATCGGACAGTCCTTTACCGGAAACAACCCCCATCCGGGCACCCATTTCCTGAATAATGATCAGTGCGCCCGTAATGGGTATCAGGAGCCACAAAAGGGAAAGACCGTATTCCGCTCCAGCCAGTGAATAGGTTGTGATTCCGCCGGCGTCATTATCCACATTGGAGGTGATAATTCCAGGCCCGATAAAGGCCAAAAGGATTCCGAGAGACTTCCAGAATTTCCTATTGGACAATAAAAAAAATCTTTCCCGAATAGCTGACAGAAAACGTTTACCCGGCATAGATGGCCACCATCGTCTTTCATAACCTTATCTCCCCAACCGAGGCGCAACCACTTCGAGCAGATTCTTGAACATGATGACCCCTTTCATTTTCTTTTGATCATCCACCACCGGAATGGCCAGCATGCCATATTTGGCAAAATCACTGGCGATCTGATCTTTATCTTCATCAAGATCGACCATGACAACCCTCCGGAACATCAGGTCTGAAAGAGAGGTTTCCGGAGCGGCAACCAGCAGTTCCCTCAGACTCAACATCCCGAGAAGATGTTCCTCTTCATCGGTGACATAAAGATAATACACAAAATCCAGGTCCTCAGCTTCTCTCCGGATCACCTGCAGGGCCTCCAGAGCCGTCGTCGAGGGCGGAAAACTCAGATAAGCCGTCGTCATTAATCCACCGGCCGTTTCTTCCGGATGGGCCAGCAGTTCTTTGACATCCTCAGCAATATCCTGTTCCATCTCCTTGAGAATGCCTTCCGCCTTATCCTTCGGCAGATCGCTCAACAGGTCAGCCGCCTCGTTTAGGGACATTTCTTCAATAATATCACTTGCCTGAGAATCTTCCATATTCTCGATCAGGCTGATTTGAATCTTGGGATCCGTCTCTTCCAGAGTCTCCGCTGCCGTCTCCACATCCAGCGACTGAAAAACAGCCGTTCGCTGACGAATATCCAGTTCCTCGATAATATCCGCGATATCAGCGGGATGAAGCTGGGATAACCGACTTTCCGCAATTTTGAGACGCAGCAGATCAGGGGAAGAAACCGGCTGCACAAACCGCCAGGAAATAAACTGATCGGGAAGGTCGTATTCAAAAAGTCCCTTCAACATGAAATCCGTCGCCCTCTCCAGACCTACCCGCCTCATGAGGCCGCGGAATCCCACGTCCACATGAACCAGATAGAGTTTGCCGTGCGCCTTCAGAAACTGGAGATCGTTCACCCGCCTGACCTTGGCGCCGTTCGTATCGACAATCTGCTTGTCCAGCAGGCTTTCTTTGAGCAATATTTCTTCCCTCTCCGGCGCCAATTCACGGACGTCGTCAAGCCCGCGGGAACCGACAACAAAGCAGCCATTCGTTTCGACCGGATTCTGCCATGGAAAGAACAAAACGGCCTTGCGGGGTCTGGATTTGAGCAGGATACCGGTTACAGAGGGATACGGTTCCCCAAGACGAACCATCAAGTCAAGAATTCGGCCCAACGATCGTCCTTCTGAATCAAGAATTCTTTTCCCCAGGATCTGGCTTAAAAACAAAAAAACCTGATCTTCAGAATTAACAGCCATGTGATTTTCCTCTAAGTGCTGGGCGTATAGCATCATTGAAGATTAAAAAAAAGAATTTTCCCTCCGAATATCCCCTCTCTGAGTGTTATATCCAGGCAAGGGGTCCCTGACTTGCCGGGATGACATTGCAGCTTGACAGAATAAAAATATTCTACTAAAAACTCCCGTGAAAATGGGGATGGAGCATGGAGCAGGGAAAACGCCTGGACATTGTGGAACTCGGATGAATCGGATCAGCCTTCTCACGCAATGGGAAGGCTTTTTTGTTGAACAGCCTGAGCTTCATATGAGCGACCGAAATTTCGTGCACCTTTCTCACCTGAAACACTGAGTACATAAAAGGAACAGATGATGACACCCAAAAAAGTGGTCATGGATGCAGCGGAAATCGACCGATCTTTGACCCGGATCGCCTATGAAATCCTGGAAAAAAACAAGGGCGTAGAAGATCTGGTTCTTGTGGGCATCAGAACCGGCGGTGTTTTTCTCGCGGAACGGCTCAGGAGAAAGATTCTTGATATCGAGGGCGCGGAAGTTCCTTGCGGCATTCTGGATATTACTCTTTATCGCGATGATCTTCTTTTGGCGAATAAAAAGCCCAAGATAAAAAAAACGGACATCCCTTTCTCTCTTGATAAGAAGAAAGTGATCCTTGTCGACGATGTTCTCTTTACCGGCCGAACGATCCGGGCGGCCATGGATGCCCTTATTGACTTTGGCCGTCCCAGGTCGATTCAGCTTGCCGTCCTGATTGACAGAGGCCATCGTGAACTGCCGATACGCGCTGATTTTGTCGGCGAGAATCTTCCCTCTCTTCTCTGGGAGGACATCAGTGTCAACCTGATTGAAAAAAACGGCTGCGATGAAGTGGTCATTGAGGACAGCGGCCATTAGAATGCATCACTTGCATGCATCTGCCGCCAGGTCTCTGTTCCAGGGGTTTTGCAATGAAATGGGAACGTAAGGACATTCTGGGCATGAAAGATCTTTCCGTAGAGGAAATTCACATGATCCTCGACACGGCGGAGTCGTTTCTCGAAGTATCCGCGCGGGATATCAAAAAAGTGCCAACGCTCCGGGGAAAGACGATCATCAATTTCTTTGTTGAAGCCAGTACGCGGACCCGAACCTCCTTCGAAATTGCCGGCAAGCGGCTGAGCGCCGACACCATCAATATCTCCGCATCAGCAAGCAGCCTGGTCAAGGGGGAAACCCTGGCGGACACGGCGAGAAATCTGGAAGCCATGAATCCCGACGTCATCGTGATCCGTCACAGTTGCGCCGGAGCGCCTCATATGCTGGCCGGACTTGTCCGGCAGTCCATCATCAACGCCGGCGACGGCGCTCATGAGCATCCGAGCCAGGCTTTGCTGGACATGATGACAATCCGAAACCGCAAGGGGGGGCTTTCCGGATTGAACGTGACCATCGTGGGCGATATCGCCCACAGCCGCGTCGCCCGTTCCAACATTTACGGGTTGAACAAGATGGGAGTCTGCGTCACCGTGGCCGGCCCCGCCACGATGATTCCCCGGGATATCCAGCAGCTTGGCGTCAAGGTCTGCTTCAGTCTGGAAGAGGCCATTCTTGATGCGGATGTCATCATGATGCTCAGGATTCAGACGGAGCGCGAACAGCAGAACATCTTCCCTTCCCTTCGGGAATATTCCACTTTTTATTGCCTGAACAGGGAGAATATCAAAAAAGCGAAAAAGGATGTCCTGGTGATGCATCCCGGTCCGGTCAACCGCGGCGTGGAAATTTCTCCGGAGATCGCCGACGGCGTTCATTCCGTCATTCTGGAACAAGTCACCAACGGGGTCGCGGTCCGGATGGCCCTTCTTTATCTGCTGACAGGAGCCTCTTCATGAAAATACTGCTGAAGGGGGGACGCGTAATCGACCCCGCGCAAAATCTCGACGGGCAGATGGATCTCCTGCTGGAAAACGGGAAGATTGCCGCCATAGCCGAAGCTGTGGGAAGCGTCCCGGAAGACACCCGGCTTCTCGATCTCAAAGGCATGATTCTCCTGCCCGGCCTGGTGGACATGCACACTCATCTCCGGGAACCCGGTTACGAATACAAGGAAACCATCCGCTCGGGAAGCGAAGCGGCCGCGGTCGGGGGGTTCACCTCCATCGCCTGCATGCCGAATACCCTTCCGGTTAATGATAACCGGACTGTCACCGAGTATATTCTGAAACGGGCGAAAGAATGCGACACTGTCCATGTCTATCCCGTAGCAGCCGTCTCCCGCAATTCCGAGGGAAAGATACTCGCGGAATTCGGCGACCTGAAAGAGGCCGGAGCGATTGCCTTTTCCGATGACGGAAAACCCGTCATGAACAGCATTCTGATGAGACGTGCCTTGGAGTATGCCTCATCACTGGATCGAATTATCATTTCACACTGCGAGGATCTGAATCTTTCAGCCGGCGGTCTCATGAACGAAGGAAAAATTTCCACGGAACTGGGACTCCCCGGCATCCCCACCCTTGCGGAGGATGTGATGGTCGCAAGGGATCTGCTTCTCGCCGAGTTTTCCGGCGCGGCGCTGCATATCGCCCATGTGAGTTCCGCTGGAGCCGTTCGGATGATCCGGGATGCAAAAAAACGGGGAGTTCGGGTTACGGCGGAAACAACACCTCATTATTTCACTTTGACGGACGAGGCCGTGACGAACTTTAACACCAACACCAAGGTCAGTCCCCCCTTAAGGAGCCGCGAGGATCTCCAGGCCGTTCGGGAAGGACTCCGGGACGGCACTCTCGATGCCATTGTCACGGATCATGCGCCTCATGCCCTTACAGATAAAGAGGTGGAATTTGAATATGCCGCCAATGGCATCTCCGGTCTCGAAACGGCACTGGCCTTGAGTCTGACGCTGGTCGATGACGGGCTGTTGACTCTTTCTGAACTGGTCCGGAAGATGAGTGTCAATCCCGCGAAAATCCTCAATATCCCGAAGGGAACCCTCCGCCCGGGCGCCGATGCGGACATCACCGTCCTGAATCCCGGAAAAACATGGGTCGTCGATCCTTCAAACTGGCGGTCACAGGGAAAGAATACACCCTTTTTCGGCTGGACATTGAAGGGAAAAGTCATTATGACCCTGGTGCAGGGAAGAATTGTGTATCAGGAGGATTAGGAACCTCTCGACGGGAAAGTCTGGGGTTATCCTGCCTGTCAGCCTGTGACATCCCGGAAATCTCTTATGGACTGAATTCCAGAAATTCCGTATATCTCCAACCCGATAAAATCGGCGAAACATTCCTTGAAAGCGACCCCTCAAAGAGGCTTCGTTTGATCATCACAGCCTGTTTATTTTCATCAAAATGCACACTCATATGACAACCGACACCCTGAATGAATTCCATACGAAAACGCTGAAACTTTTGAAAAAACTCATCGGCGAAAACCGGGAATTCGATATTATCGATCTTTTTTCTCAAATGCATCCTGCCGATATCGCCTACCTTATCGATATACTTCAGGATGAAGAAAAAGTTCGGCTCTTTTCCCTTCTGGATATCGAAAAAGCTTCCGACGTTATTCTGGAAATCAGTGATGCCTCCAAAGATCGGATCATCGAGGAACTTTCATCCGAGAAGCTGACAAAAATCATTGACGAGATGGATTCCGACGACGCCGCGGACTTCATCGCCGAGTTGCCCGAAGAGCAGGCGGAAACGGTTCTGGCGGGCATAGAACCGGAGGACGTTGAAGACGTCAAAAAACTGCTTCAATATCCAGAAGATACCGCAGGCGGCATCATGCAGTCCGAACTGGTCTCCGTCCCGGATACCGCCCTTATCCGGGATGCCGTCTCAGCCGTGATCCAGGCCGCGGAAGAAACGGAGGACATCTACAGCATCTTTGTCGTGGATGCCGAAGGTCATCTTGTCGGAACGGTTCCCCTTCAGCAACTCATTACTGCAAGGAGAAACAGCCCGGTCATCTCTTCCATAGAACGGGACATCCCCCGGGTCACGGTAGACGTCGATCAGGAACAGGTCGTCCAGATCTTCAAGAAATACGACCTGGTAACCCTTCCGGTTGTGGATGAGGATGAACGTCTTGTCGGCAGGATTACCGTGGATGATGTCGTCGATGTCATGGAGGAAGAGACATCGGAAGACATATACCGTATCGCCGGCGTGGGCGAGGACGACAGTCCGCTGAGCGGCCCGGTTCAATCTGTCCGGAAAAGGCTTCCCTGGCTGTACTTCAACCTCCTGACCGCGCTTTGTTCCGCTCTGGTCATCGGTTTTTTTGAAGACACCATCAAACTGGTGGTCGCCCTGGCCGTTTTCATGCCGGTAGTGGCCGGTCTCGGAGGAAACGCCGGCGGGCAAACCCTGGTGTTGATCGTCCGCGGACTGGCCCTGGGAGAGTTAACCCTTGAAAACGCCCGAAAAACCCTGTTCAAGGAACTTCTGGTGGGTGTCGCCAACGGTCTCGCGGTCGGGGTCGTGGTTGGAATCGTCTGTTATCTTTGGAAAGGGAATTTTCTGCTTGGAGGGATTCTCTTTATGGCCATGACCATCAACATTCTTGTCGGGACCCTGGCCGGAACTCTCATTCCCCTGACCCTGAAATGGCTGAAACTCGATCCTGCCCTGGGTTCCAACGTATTTGTCACGGCTCTGACTGATGTATGCGGCTTTCTCTCATTCCTGGGGCTGGCCACGCTTTTTTTGAAACTACTGACATGAATACCCGGGCGACGCATAAAACGGAAGGGTTTGTCCTGAAAACGCTGAGCTACAGCGATTCGGACCTTATCGTGACCTTCTATACGCGGAATTTCGGAAAACTGACAGCAATCGCCAGAGGAGCCAGAAAAAGCAGAAAGCGGTTCGTCAATGTCCTGGAACCCTTCTGCTGTTCTTCCCTGCTTTTTTCCCGAAAGCAGAGGGACCAGCTGGCATGGCTTGAAAGCTGCCAGGTGATCAACGAATTTCCTGAAATCAGGAAGTCACTGGACAGAACGCTTCTTGCCTCATATCTCATCGACCTGGTTGATCATTTCTCTATCGAAGAAAAACCGGGCAGGGAACTGTTCGAACTTCTGCGCTCCTTTCTTCTTCTCATTGAAGAAGGCGACACATCGGAACGGCTTCTGCGATTCTTTGAAATCCGCCACCTGAAACTGACGGGTTACGCGCCGGCTCTCGACTGCTGCATGATCTGCAAGGCCCCTCTGAATCCGCAGCAGAGGTACGTCTTCAATATCGCTCAGGGAGGGCTGCATTGCAGGTCCTGTTATACGACTCCAGCCGCTCCGGATGTCCTGCCGATCTCCGTCGGCACCATTAAAACCCTGCTGCTGGGCAGAGAGATTGAAACAGAAAAAATGAAACGAATTCTTTTTTCAGGGCAAACGGCGCGGGAAAGCAAATCCCTTCTTTCTCTTTTTATCGGTCATATCCTGGGAAAAGAACTGAAATCGCTGAAAGTCCTCGACGAGATCCAGAGGATGGGATTGTAAAGGGTCTTTTTCATATTGACACGCCCCTCTCATCATGATAGGTAAGCTGCCGGAAACGCTGAATAAATCATGTAAATGACAAGAAAAGCACAGGAGGTTTAAGGTGACCTTTCAGGAACTGATCTTTGCCCTTGAAAATTACTGGGCGAAACAAGGCTGTGTGATTCAACAGCCTTATGACATCGAAGTGGGAGCGGGGACATTCAATCCCGCTACCTTTCTGCGGGCTC is a window encoding:
- the pyrR gene encoding bifunctional pyr operon transcriptional regulator/uracil phosphoribosyltransferase PyrR, which translates into the protein MMTPKKVVMDAAEIDRSLTRIAYEILEKNKGVEDLVLVGIRTGGVFLAERLRRKILDIEGAEVPCGILDITLYRDDLLLANKKPKIKKTDIPFSLDKKKVILVDDVLFTGRTIRAAMDALIDFGRPRSIQLAVLIDRGHRELPIRADFVGENLPSLLWEDISVNLIEKNGCDEVVIEDSGH
- the mgtE gene encoding magnesium transporter → MTTDTLNEFHTKTLKLLKKLIGENREFDIIDLFSQMHPADIAYLIDILQDEEKVRLFSLLDIEKASDVILEISDASKDRIIEELSSEKLTKIIDEMDSDDAADFIAELPEEQAETVLAGIEPEDVEDVKKLLQYPEDTAGGIMQSELVSVPDTALIRDAVSAVIQAAEETEDIYSIFVVDAEGHLVGTVPLQQLITARRNSPVISSIERDIPRVTVDVDQEQVVQIFKKYDLVTLPVVDEDERLVGRITVDDVVDVMEEETSEDIYRIAGVGEDDSPLSGPVQSVRKRLPWLYFNLLTALCSALVIGFFEDTIKLVVALAVFMPVVAGLGGNAGGQTLVLIVRGLALGELTLENARKTLFKELLVGVANGLAVGVVVGIVCYLWKGNFLLGGILFMAMTINILVGTLAGTLIPLTLKWLKLDPALGSNVFVTALTDVCGFLSFLGLATLFLKLLT
- a CDS encoding magnesium transporter MgtE N-terminal domain-containing protein: MAVNSEDQVFLFLSQILGKRILDSEGRSLGRILDLMVRLGEPYPSVTGILLKSRPRKAVLFFPWQNPVETNGCFVVGSRGLDDVRELAPEREEILLKESLLDKQIVDTNGAKVRRVNDLQFLKAHGKLYLVHVDVGFRGLMRRVGLERATDFMLKGLFEYDLPDQFISWRFVQPVSSPDLLRLKIAESRLSQLHPADIADIIEELDIRQRTAVFQSLDVETAAETLEETDPKIQISLIENMEDSQASDIIEEMSLNEAADLLSDLPKDKAEGILKEMEQDIAEDVKELLAHPEETAGGLMTTAYLSFPPSTTALEALQVIRREAEDLDFVYYLYVTDEEEHLLGMLSLRELLVAAPETSLSDLMFRRVVMVDLDEDKDQIASDFAKYGMLAIPVVDDQKKMKGVIMFKNLLEVVAPRLGR
- a CDS encoding aspartate carbamoyltransferase catalytic subunit — translated: MKWERKDILGMKDLSVEEIHMILDTAESFLEVSARDIKKVPTLRGKTIINFFVEASTRTRTSFEIAGKRLSADTINISASASSLVKGETLADTARNLEAMNPDVIVIRHSCAGAPHMLAGLVRQSIINAGDGAHEHPSQALLDMMTIRNRKGGLSGLNVTIVGDIAHSRVARSNIYGLNKMGVCVTVAGPATMIPRDIQQLGVKVCFSLEEAILDADVIMMLRIQTEREQQNIFPSLREYSTFYCLNRENIKKAKKDVLVMHPGPVNRGVEISPEIADGVHSVILEQVTNGVAVRMALLYLLTGASS
- a CDS encoding Nramp family divalent metal transporter, which gives rise to MSNRKFWKSLGILLAFIGPGIITSNVDNDAGGITTYSLAGAEYGLSLLWLLIPITGALIIIQEMGARMGVVSGKGLSDLIRERFGARVTFYLMIVLLLTNLGNTIAEFAGIAASMEIFGFSKYFSVTIGAAFVWWLVVKGNYKSVEKIFLTACLFYLSYIISGFMGKPDWEEVRRATLNPSLRFDAGYLTMAIGLVGTTIAPWMQFYLQSSVVDKGLKVEDYPYARLDVVIGSVMVNVVAFFIVMLCAVTLFQGGIRIETARDAALALEPMAGKYCSGLFAFGLLNASLFAASILPLSTAYTICEAFGWESSLNRKFLEAPQFYGLYSIIIIIGAGIILLPNVPLIPIMYYSQVINGLLLPFILIIMLLLINDEKIMGRHTNGRVMNLISWATVAVLIMLSLATVAAALL
- a CDS encoding dihydroorotase, with the protein product MKILLKGGRVIDPAQNLDGQMDLLLENGKIAAIAEAVGSVPEDTRLLDLKGMILLPGLVDMHTHLREPGYEYKETIRSGSEAAAVGGFTSIACMPNTLPVNDNRTVTEYILKRAKECDTVHVYPVAAVSRNSEGKILAEFGDLKEAGAIAFSDDGKPVMNSILMRRALEYASSLDRIIISHCEDLNLSAGGLMNEGKISTELGLPGIPTLAEDVMVARDLLLAEFSGAALHIAHVSSAGAVRMIRDAKKRGVRVTAETTPHYFTLTDEAVTNFNTNTKVSPPLRSREDLQAVREGLRDGTLDAIVTDHAPHALTDKEVEFEYAANGISGLETALALSLTLVDDGLLTLSELVRKMSVNPAKILNIPKGTLRPGADADITVLNPGKTWVVDPSNWRSQGKNTPFFGWTLKGKVIMTLVQGRIVYQED
- the lepB gene encoding signal peptidase I — protein: MTKRKSKLQEYIEAIVIALIVAFFIRTFVIQAYKIPSGSMKPTLLIGDHILVNKFIYGIKVPHFRNTLISIKEPKKGDIVVFIYPEDRTKDFIKRVIATSGDTVEIRNKKIYLNGRLYEESHGVYTDQFVIPGSIQPRDNFGPVTVPPSSIFVMGDNRDQSYDSRFWGFVDLKDVLGKAFIIYWSWDREDHGVRWNRFGNILH
- the recO gene encoding DNA repair protein RecO, with the translated sequence MNTRATHKTEGFVLKTLSYSDSDLIVTFYTRNFGKLTAIARGARKSRKRFVNVLEPFCCSSLLFSRKQRDQLAWLESCQVINEFPEIRKSLDRTLLASYLIDLVDHFSIEEKPGRELFELLRSFLLLIEEGDTSERLLRFFEIRHLKLTGYAPALDCCMICKAPLNPQQRYVFNIAQGGLHCRSCYTTPAAPDVLPISVGTIKTLLLGREIETEKMKRILFSGQTARESKSLLSLFIGHILGKELKSLKVLDEIQRMGL